A window of Hordeum vulgare subsp. vulgare chromosome 5H, MorexV3_pseudomolecules_assembly, whole genome shotgun sequence genomic DNA:
CGTCCTCCAACCTCCGCGACCTCGTCCTGTCCCTCTCCCGCGCCTTCGGCATCGACCCGCCCCTCATCACCGCCGAGGTCGCCTACAGGCGCGACGCCCTCGCCGCCATGGCATGCGCCGACGTGGCCGCCCTGCGCGCTGCGAGCGAGGCCGAGATGGACGCTCTGTTCGCCGTGCAGGCCGAGCTGCGCGGGCGGGGCCGGGCGGCGGACGGCCTGGTGCGCCGAGCAGGGGAGGAGGTGGACGCGCTGGAGCGCCGGCTGCAGGACGTGACGGTGGCCGCGTACGCCTTGGAGACCTGGGTCGCGGCGAACCGGACGACGGTGGCCGCGCACGGCGACGCGCAGGCGGGGGCGGCAGTTCAGCCCGCGGACGCGCTGTCGGTGCAGAGGCTCGAGTGCGCGGCCATGGATCTGGCGCTGGAGGACACCATGTACGCGCTGGACGAGGCGGTGCAGGGAGGGGCCGTGCCGTTCAGCGGCTACCTCCGGAGCGTGCGCGCGCTGGCGCGGGAACAGTTTTTCCAGCGTGCTCTCTGGTCCAAACTTTGCTAGGAAGGTCTTTTTCCTTCCATGGAAGCAAACCTTCAGTCTTATCTTCAGATGCAGAAAAATCCAGAGACCTGATTTTTGCCGATGTACGCGGTTGCACCTGCGTTTGCTAGTTGTATACTGCACCTATactgttatactccctccgttccgaaatataagacattttagagttttgactatagactacatacggaataaaatgagagaatctatactttaaaatatgactacatacatccgtatgtagtatatagtggaatctttaaaaggtcttatatttaggaacggagggagtaaaacacAGAGCTTGCTCAGATGCTCCGTTAACGAGGAAAAAGAGTTGTATAGCCACTGATGTAGCTCAAGGAAGGAGTGTTTTTATTTTGGTTggcctccgtcttaaaataattGTTTTAATTTTATAATAGAATTAGTATAAAGTCATATTAAACTTAAGATATTTATTTTAGAACGTAGGGAGTATTTGGTAACGGGAATACGATTTGTGCTCTGCTGGAGCCTATCGATGCAGCTTGTTGAGGATGACTTGGTGAGTCACACTCTAGAAAAGCTCAAATTGTGGAAAGAGGCAGGAGTTATGGAGAATGACATTGTTGAGAGTAATTAGCCTAGGATCTTAGGTGTGGTGTCTAATTATGTCTTACTGTCCAGCAATTTGATTTGAGTCGTATAAACCTTTTGCACTCCTTTTATAAAGTTATATACGGTACGTCATTTTGGACCTACTAAAAGAAAAAGAACTAGGTACGGAAAGGGCAACCACCCCCTCCCTCGTGATCCTTGAGGTCTGGAGGCACCTCAGCTGAAGGTTTGATCGAAGAGCAACTACTCTGAGATGATGGCAAGAAAGAGGATGAGACCCATGATGTTGTCGTATAGCCTCCCAAGCTCTATGATGGAGTCTTATAGTGTTTTCGTCTTTGTTAAGACTAATTATGCTCAACATATATGTTAATCACAAACAATATAAATCACTGTTTGGTGCATataaaaagttcaaaaagtagGTAAATGTAGGTTTTACTCACTAGAATAATACACGAGAGGAACCCGAGAACAATAGCAAAGTCATCTGAATTTCTGAGCTTACATAAGGAATAGGGTCGCTATCCCAAAGCTAAAGCACATGAAGATAAGTCCCTCAAGAAAGCGGAACATAAGCTGCTGGTATTTCTCAAAATTTCCACATATCCTACTGAAACAATCTGAAGATAAAGTACATCATCCACATGGTAAAATTTTAAGAATCGGAGGTAAATGAGTGAAAACAATAAGGCCAATGCATTACCGTCCAAACTACTAGAACCATCCGAAAAAAAACCAGGAATGACATTATATAAAAGTAGGTAGGGAATAATAAATACATTAGGATACGTTGTAAATTGGACAAATATAGCAAATCATATCTAGAGGAAGTACCGGTGGAGTTAAGTGAAGTCCTAGGATCAAGTTGATATGAAATAGAAAGTACATTAGGATATGTTGCAGACTGGACAAACCAAGTGGATCATTTGTAGAGAAAATACCGGGGAGCTATGGGAAGATGAAGGACCAAttccccacccccaccccaccccaaaaAATAATACCGGGGAGCTATGTGAAGATGAAGGACCAATTCCctgcccccaccccaccccaaaaATTAATACCGGGGAGCTATGTAAAGCCATATTTTTGAAGTAAGAAAATGTTGGTTTCATTTAAGTTTGTGGGTGGAGTTAGATAAAGAAAATAGTCTTGAACACCAACATGCCACCCTTAATCCACCTCATCCTCGCCTGTCCAGCAAGGTTAAAGGCTATAACGCCACTCTAGAGCGCAACATATAACTCTTCTTGTGTGATACCAGTGGCGGAGCATCTTGAGGACAATTAGgggcctgccccccccccccccaccctctTAGAAGAAATTCTGCCAAATAAGCCTATCCTTCAGCTAATTGTTGTACTAATCATCCGGCCTCTATGATCACTCTAGCCTTTTCTATGTCATATTCAGTCATTTGCCCCCGCCCCTCTAATATTTGGTTCACGCTCCATCTATGCGTGGCACCTTCGTGCAACACAATACCTATAATCGTATAATTGAGCAGATGGGTGGTCTTCCTCGGTATGTCGATCAGAACTTCCTTGAGGAAGGCAACGAAAGCTCCTACCTGCCGCTCACTACGGCAGGAAGCCTTGCGCCGCATAGGGGGGGGGGCGTCCCGACTGGACCGGCCCAGTTAagtttcctttttttctgttacttttttattttccttttcttttttatttgaaTAAAAAACATTTTCGAATTTGACTAACAATTTTGAACAATTGTGAAATTTTTTGGCAATGTTTAAAGCATAAAGATTTTtaaaatcttgagaacaaaattttgaaaataagaacaattttgaaaaactctGAACAATTTTGAAAGCGCAAACAAATTATTtaaccatgaacattttttgcattttgagaacaaattttgaaaccgagaacaatttaaaaaacgtgaacaaatttggaagcatgcataattttttaaagcacaaacactttttgaatcttgagaacaaaatttggaaaaggagaacaattttgaaaaacgctgaacaaatttgaaagcgcggaTAAATTTTCAAAGCACGAACATTATTGTaattttgagaagaaattttgaaactgagtacaattttttaaaaagtgaacaaatttggaagcacgaacaattttttaaagcaagaacattttttgaatgttGAGGATAAAaatttgaaaaggagaacaattttgaaaaaccccgaacaaatttgaaagcaggaacatttttttgcattttgagaacaaatcttaaaaccgagaacaattcaaaaaaatgagaacaaatttggaagcgtgaacaattttttaaatacacgaacatttcttgaatcttgagaacaaaattttgaaaaggagaagAATTTAAAAAAAACGGAAACAATTTTATGAAGAacgaacatttttttattttcagaacaaattttgaaaccgagaacactTTTAAAAAACCGTGAACGGATTTGGAAGCGCGGACAATTTTATAAATacatattttttttggaaaacatAAACAATTTCTTAGTCTATAAACAAAATTGAAAACAGGAGCATTTTACAAACATAGAACATTTTTTGTAAgaacgaacatttttttaaatttgtgaaCCTTTTTAGAGACggaaacattttttgaacttatctacactttttaaaacaggaacattttttgaacttacgtATATTTTTTGAAacggaaaatattttttagaaaatgaAGACTATTTTC
This region includes:
- the LOC123399126 gene encoding protein ELC-like translates to MAPSAGGAHQFLDAALPYAEDVMWLVPDHLATLTEAFPSLRPRTGLFTHDDGRAARLLQAAGTIPIVHAGVSYDLPAVVWLPERYPRCPPLVFLSPARGTVVRTDHPLVDRSGLVAAADAPYLRSWAFPSSNLRDLVLSLSRAFGIDPPLITAEVAYRRDALAAMACADVAALRAASEAEMDALFAVQAELRGRGRAADGLVRRAGEEVDALERRLQDVTVAAYALETWVAANRTTVAAHGDAQAGAAVQPADALSVQRLECAAMDLALEDTMYALDEAVQGGAVPFSGYLRSVRALAREQFFQRALWSKLC